The Aeromicrobium phoceense genome includes the window GTTAGGGTTCCCGTCATGGAGACTCTCGACCTGACCGCCGACATCGTGACGCTGACCCGATCCGTCGTGGACGTGCCGTCCGAGAGCCTGGACGAGGCCGCACTGGCCGACGCGGTGGAGTCGGCGCTGCGGGCCCAGGCGCACCTCGAGGTGGTCCGCGACGGGCACACGATCATCGCCCGCACCGATCTCGGGCGCACCGAGCGCGTCGTGATCGCCGGTCACATCGACACGGTGCCGGTGAACGGCAACATGCCGTCGCGCCTCGAGGGCGACACCCTCTGGGGCCTCGGCACGTGCGACATGAAGGGTGGCGTCGCCATCGCGCTGAGCCTGGCCGCCGCGGTCGCCGAGCCGGTCCGCGACGTCACGTGGGTGTTCTACGAGGCGGAGGAGATCGCCGCGGTCCACAACGGACTGGGACGCGTCGCCCGGGAGCACCCCGACTGGCTCGCCGGTGACTTCGCGATCCTGATGGAGCCGTCGAAGGCCGGCGTCGAGGCGGGCTGCCAGGGCACGATGCGCGTCGAGATCCGCACGACCGGCGAGCGTGCCCACTCGGCGCGCTCCTGGATGGGCCACAACGCGATCCACGATCTCGGGGCGGTGCTGGCCACCCTGGCCGAGTACACCCCGCGCACGGTCGAGATCGACGGGCTGACGTACCGCGAGGGACTGAACGCCGTGGGCATCTCCGGCGGCGTGAGCGGCAACGTCATCCCCGACGCCGCCGTGCTCACCATGAACTACCGCTTCGCGCCCGACCGCGACGAGGACGCCGCGCTGGCCCACCTGCGCGAGGTGTTCACCGGCTACGACCTCACGGTCACCGACTCGGCTCCCGGCGCCCTCCCGGGTCTCGAGCGGCCCGCGGCGGCGGCCTTCGTGGAGGCCGTCGGTGGTGAGGTCGGGCCGAAGTTCGGCTGGACCGACGTCGCCAAGTTCACCCAGCTCGGCGTCCCGGCGGTGAACTACGGTCCCGGTGACCCGATCTACGCGCACAAGGCCGACGAGCAGGTCCCGGTCGAGCACCTGCACCGGGTGCACGCGCGCCTGCGCCGCTGGCTCACGGGCGACGCGGACTGACTCAGCGGTCGAGCGCCTCCTGGGCGATCCGCGCGATCTCGGTGTGCCCTGCGCTCGTCGGGTGCGGGTCGCCGAGCGTGCAGTAGTAGGTCCAGCGGCAGACGTCCTCGGCGCGACCCGGGATCGTCCCGAACGCGGCGGTCTCCACCGTGCGGTCGGCCGACTCGTAGGCGCCGAACGCCCGCGTCACGTCCACGAAGGTGGCGTCGTGCTTCGCGTAGACCGCGCGCAGTGCGGGGTTGAAGGTCGTCCGGAACATCTCCACCGTGGCGTCGGCGATCGCCGGCGCCGACTCCGCCTCGGGG containing:
- the dapE gene encoding succinyl-diaminopimelate desuccinylase; the encoded protein is METLDLTADIVTLTRSVVDVPSESLDEAALADAVESALRAQAHLEVVRDGHTIIARTDLGRTERVVIAGHIDTVPVNGNMPSRLEGDTLWGLGTCDMKGGVAIALSLAAAVAEPVRDVTWVFYEAEEIAAVHNGLGRVAREHPDWLAGDFAILMEPSKAGVEAGCQGTMRVEIRTTGERAHSARSWMGHNAIHDLGAVLATLAEYTPRTVEIDGLTYREGLNAVGISGGVSGNVIPDAAVLTMNYRFAPDRDEDAALAHLREVFTGYDLTVTDSAPGALPGLERPAAAAFVEAVGGEVGPKFGWTDVAKFTQLGVPAVNYGPGDPIYAHKADEQVPVEHLHRVHARLRRWLTGDAD